Proteins from a genomic interval of Pseudomonas sp. RC10:
- a CDS encoding bifunctional diguanylate cyclase/phosphodiesterase, with translation MSTPVEPLRLLLLADTPEWPAILRECLAPLGEAVFLDCASSWDAIGQPDDPSHSFILFTTAALQPAAGQCSWPTVLLLDVEPDTDPVGVSDWLIREALNTQSLRRCLRHVRERGLLENTLQRLAEQDPLTGIANRQGFQTLLAARLVEFDGRGLALGHLDLDNFRRANDALGHQAGDRLILQVVARMKSQLEACDQLARLGSDEFALLIDTRRAPDRAEWMAERITEALSEPYWVDGESLLIGCSLGIAHARADAGADPLMWHAHIAMQQAKGIQGCTFHVFNERINRNARSLADLESELRRALRRDELELHYQPRLCLNTGKILGLEALVRWRHAERGLLPPSEFVPLAEQSGLIVPLGYWVISRALRDMQTLREKGLPPLHMAINLSFRQFQDNQLLPTLDRLISDRGVDAQWLEFELTETAVMRRSDLVKQTMDALGRLGVRFSLDDFGTGFSSFVHLNSLPITLLKIDKSFVGEMEQREENRKLVHAMINLAHNLSLEVVAEGVETPEQLALLRSFGCDQAQGYLISHPLALPELLAYLMFDQKGRVAQGL, from the coding sequence GTTTGCTGCTTCTGGCGGACACGCCGGAATGGCCAGCGATATTGCGCGAGTGCCTGGCCCCCTTGGGGGAAGCCGTTTTTCTCGACTGCGCGTCGAGCTGGGACGCTATTGGCCAGCCTGATGACCCCTCGCATTCTTTTATCCTCTTCACGACCGCCGCCTTGCAGCCTGCGGCCGGTCAGTGCAGTTGGCCGACGGTGCTGTTGCTCGATGTCGAACCTGATACTGACCCTGTGGGCGTCAGTGATTGGTTGATTCGTGAAGCCCTGAATACCCAAAGCCTGCGCCGCTGCCTGCGTCATGTGCGCGAACGGGGGCTGCTGGAAAACACCCTGCAACGCCTCGCTGAGCAAGACCCGCTGACCGGCATTGCCAACCGTCAGGGGTTTCAGACGTTGCTCGCGGCGCGCCTGGTGGAGTTCGACGGGCGAGGGCTGGCGCTGGGGCACCTTGACCTCGACAATTTCCGTCGAGCCAACGACGCGCTGGGCCATCAGGCCGGGGACCGCTTGATTCTGCAGGTCGTGGCGCGGATGAAGAGCCAGCTCGAAGCCTGTGATCAGCTTGCGCGGCTCGGCAGCGATGAATTCGCCCTCTTGATCGATACCCGCCGTGCGCCGGATCGCGCTGAATGGATGGCCGAGCGCATCACCGAAGCGCTGTCCGAGCCTTATTGGGTGGATGGCGAGAGCCTGCTGATCGGTTGCAGCCTCGGGATCGCCCATGCCCGCGCTGACGCCGGGGCGGATCCGCTGATGTGGCATGCGCACATCGCGATGCAGCAGGCCAAAGGCATTCAGGGCTGCACCTTCCACGTTTTTAACGAACGCATTAATCGCAACGCTCGCAGCCTCGCCGATCTGGAAAGCGAGCTGCGCCGGGCGTTGCGGCGTGACGAGCTGGAGCTGCATTACCAGCCGCGTCTGTGCCTGAATACCGGGAAAATCCTCGGTCTTGAAGCCCTCGTGCGTTGGCGCCATGCCGAGCGCGGGCTGTTGCCGCCAAGCGAATTCGTGCCGTTGGCCGAGCAGAGCGGGTTGATCGTGCCTCTGGGCTATTGGGTGATTTCCCGCGCGTTGCGGGACATGCAGACCCTGCGGGAAAAAGGCCTGCCGCCGCTGCACATGGCGATCAACCTGTCGTTCCGCCAGTTCCAGGACAATCAGCTGCTGCCGACCCTGGACCGCCTGATCAGTGATCGCGGCGTAGATGCGCAGTGGCTGGAGTTCGAACTGACTGAAACTGCGGTCATGCGCCGCAGCGATCTGGTCAAGCAGACCATGGATGCGCTGGGACGCTTGGGCGTGCGGTTCTCGCTGGACGACTTCGGCACCGGCTTTTCATCATTCGTGCACCTCAACAGCCTGCCGATCACGTTGCTCAAGATCGACAAGAGCTTCGTGGGCGAGATGGAACAGCGTGAGGAAAACCGCAAGCTGGTGCACGCCATGATCAACCTGGCGCACAACTTGAGTCTGGAAGTGGTGGCGGAGGGGGTCGAGACGCCGGAGCAATTGGCGTTGCTGCGCAGCTTCGGTTGCGATCAGGCGCAGGGGTATCTCATCAGCCACCCGCTGGCGCTGCCGGAATTGCTGGCTTACCTGATGTTCGATCAAAAAGGGCGGGTGGCGCAGGGGCTGTGA